A genomic stretch from Sphaerodactylus townsendi isolate TG3544 linkage group LG15, MPM_Stown_v2.3, whole genome shotgun sequence includes:
- the LOC125444094 gene encoding olfactory receptor 14C36-like, giving the protein MWLSKKPLRYETVMNKGACIQMAASAWLTSLLYAVLHTAATFAMTFCSNIVDQFFCEVPQLVKISCSDLYVVESILLIFSVAAALGCFVFIIITYIQIFTTVLRIPSSQGRQKVFSTCIPHLIVFSMFLFGGMLVYLRPIPHPSPHTNLAFAVIYSVIPPMMNPVIYSMRNKEIKLAMCKLLHLK; this is encoded by the coding sequence ATGTGGCTATCTAAAAAACCCCTTCGCTATGAAACTGTTATGAATAAAGGAGCATGCATTCAAATGGCAGCTAGTGCATGGCTTACCAGCCTTCTCTATGCTGTGTTGCACACGGCTGCCACTTTTGCTATGACATTCTGTTCCAATATTGTGGACCAGTTTTTCTGTGAGGTCCCACAACTAGTTAAGATATCTTGCTCTGATTTGTATGTAGTTGAAAGCATACTTCTGATATTCAGTGTTGCAGCAGCATTGGGTTGCTTTGTATTTATCATCATTACATACATACAGATCTTCACTACAGTACTCAGAATCCCTTCATCACAGGGAAGGCAAAAGGTCTTTTCCACCTGTATTCCTCATCTCATTGTTTTCTCCATGTTTCTATTTGGTGGAATGCTTGTCTACCTGAGACCtattccccatccctctccacaCACCAACTTGGCCTTTGCCGTCATATATTCTGTAATCCCGCCCATGATGAACCCTGTAATTTACAGCATGAGAAACAAGGAGATAAAGCTTGCAATGTGCAAACTTTTACACTTGAAGTAG
- the LOC125444095 gene encoding olfactory receptor 14A16-like yields MSNQSTVMEFLLKGFSDDPNGQMLHFVIFLFIYVIALCGNALIITLVFLSHQLHTPMYFFLVNLSFSDICFISTTVPKSMAASLTNSKLISFYGCVAQIFLVITFASAELALLTIMAYDRYVAICHPLQYMLIMNWDTCSHLAAASWTSSLIHAIIETSITFCLNFCGSNIIEQFFCDIPQLQKISCTDTEANQLLIFVLGLIVDSFCFVFIFASYGYIFSAVLKIPSVQGRYKAFSTCIPHLTVFSLFILTVGFSYMRPKALSSPTVDLFSAVLYVVLPPVLNPIIYSLRNKDIQEALCKISKKVKNLLVGPR; encoded by the coding sequence ATGTCAAACCAATCCACAGTTATGGAGTTCCTTCTGAAGGGTTTTTCTGATGACCCCAATGGACAGATGTTGCATTTTGTGATATTCCTGTTCATATATGTCATAGCCCTGTGTGGGAATGCTCTCATAATCACACTGGTGTTCCTCAGTCACCAGCTTCACACCCCTATGTACTTTTTTCTGGTGAACTTATCCTTCTCAGATATATGCTTTATTTCCACCACTGTTCCCAAATCCATGGCCGCCTCCTTAACAAACAGCAAGCTGATCTCATTCTATGGGTGTGTTGCACAGATATTCTTAGTGATAACTTTTGCAAGTGCTGAGCTAGCTCTGCTTACCATCATGGCTTATGACCGCTATGTAGCAATTTGCCATCCTCTACAGTATATGTTAATCATGAACTGGGATACCTGCTCTCACCTGGCAGCTGCTTCCTGGACCAGTAGTTTGATCCATGCAATAATAGAAACTAGTATTACTTTTTGTTTAAACTTCTGTGGGTCCAATATTATTGAGCAGTTTTTCTGTGATATCCCTCAGCTACAAAAGATCTCTTGCACGGATACAGAAGCTAATCAACTCCTGATATTTGTTCTTGGATTAATTGTGGATTCCTTCTGCTTTGTGTTCATCTTTGCTTCCTATGGCTACATCTTCTCAGCCGTGCTGAAGATTCCATCAGTTCAGGGCAGATACAAAGCCTTCTCGACTTGCATTCCGCACTTGACAGTGTTTTCCTTATTTATTCTCACAGTTGGGTTTTCATACATGAGGCCCAAAGCCCTCTCCTCTCCCACCGTTGACCTGTTCTctgctgttttatatgttgtttTACCCCCAGTCCTGAATCCAATCATTTATAGCCTCAGAAACAAGGATATTCAAGAAGCGCTGTGCAAAATatcaaaaaaagttaaaaacctTCTTGTAGGTCCACGGTAG